A genome region from Scleropages formosus chromosome 6, fSclFor1.1, whole genome shotgun sequence includes the following:
- the LOC114910698 gene encoding voltage-dependent P/Q-type calcium channel subunit alpha-1A-like has translation MNRTAKQYSKWVERRSAVIYAIRTATFTSWKMLTLGAEYNSWSQSSVRPDRNGPRSPAAGNGSDTDGLSAAARPRWKQKDEKEAVDEEEDVEEETPHFYSAVIKLERLAEQRAAARDGKQFSRPIGSRVPGAVSTELEGAKRGGACDLVDAHEALQADLAGAARPWTSRMARFGDDLPTRYGGGGPGGSGRGAARQGGPPGGQRMYKQSMAQRARTMAIYNPIPVKQNCFTVNRSLFIFSEDNVIRKYAKRITEWPYPLTLFYMILATIIANCIVLALEQHLPANDKTPMSERLEDTEPYFIGIFCFEAGIKIIALGFAFHKGSYLRNGWNVMDFVVVLTGILATVGSDFDLRTLRAVRVLRPLKLVSGIPSK, from the exons ATGAACAGAACAGCAAAGCAATATTCAAAATGGGTGGAAAGACGATCCGCTGTTATATACG CCATCCGCACGGCCACTTTCACCAGCTGGAAGATGCTGACGCTGGGCGCCGAGTACAACTCCTGGTCCCAGAGCTCCGTGAGGCCGGACAGGAACGGACCCCGGAGCCCTGCGGCGGGAAACGGCTCCGACACCGACGGGCTCTCTGCGGCAGCCCGGCCTCGCTGGAAGCAGAAGGACGAGAAAGAGGCGGTGGATGAGGAAGAGGACGTGGAGGAGGAGACGCCGCATTTCTACAGCGCGGTGATCAAACTCGAGCGCCTCGCCGAGCAGCGAGCAGCCGCGCGCGACGGCAAGCAGTTTTCCCGCCCGATTGGAAGCCGCGTGCCAGGCGCCGTTTCCACCGAGCTGGAGGGCGCGAAAAGGGGCGGCGCGTGCGATCTCGTGGACGCGCACGAGGCGCTCCAAGCGGACCTTGCAGGCGCTGCGCGGCCCTGGACCAGCAG AATGGCTCGTTTCGGAGATGATCTCCCCACACGATATGGAGGCGGTGGTCCGGGGGGCTCCGGGAGAGGAGCTGCCCGCCAGGGTGGTCCCCCAGGCGGCCAGAGGATGTACAAGCAGTCGATGGCCCAGCGAGCCAGGACGATGGCCATATACAACCCTATACCTGTCAAACAGAACTGCTTCACTGTCAATCGCTCCCTCTTTATCTTTAGCGAAGACAATGTGATACGGAAATACGCCAAAAGAATCACCGAGTGGCCATATCCTTTGACACTGTTT TACATGATCCTGGCCACCATCATCGCTAACTGCATCGTCTTGGCCCTGGAGCAGCATCTGCCCGCCAATGACAAGACTCCCATGTCAGAGCGCCTG GAAGACACGGAACCGTACTTCATTGGAATATTTTGTTTCGAGGCTGGCATTAAGATCATCGCCTTGGGCTTCGCCTTCCACAAAGGCTCCTACCTCCGCAATGGCTGGAATGTAATGGACTTCGTGGTCGTTCTCACTGG
- the LOC108922673 gene encoding histone-lysine N-methyltransferase EHMT1-like, which produces MRFFLVIQRHRLEPSGLATIVVGRGESAKTEAMKELPDTREEGKDEEPSERQGGVARSEGELNGTCEGSESAKGHQSSSHREPQDSRLGHQVDSGSQSCLSENGLPESDPPHGTMTGSNGLVLSKQQPEGGAATHRTSGSPAGTALVGHATKTMPSASALPAARARNPATAKTDAGIGTGVAKDSLVETETKNGTTQEPPPVVTIHRARKTMARPASNQATLKLLNRELKEPNGVKDETRNAPEVVKPPVPLPSQNQLPQSQNDTPTAASKPQTAASVSRKKKRKMGTYSLVPKKKTKVMKQRSVLELFKDLSRARAQKESLRVNGESLENESEDEESEDADDSEDEEEHMGEEGCGTPREGGQASDSTLKAELVEEQESEDSGEDEGEEGNDSDLSSESSIKKRLKKKGKLDNPWLRTPKKRKKKMPLKTESLSASEAEAQSQTSASKEYTEVSLDCLNLKAQEELLSAQHTGLSGGAEGMETDPVQELPLCSCRMETPKSREILTLANRKCMATESVDGQLSKCQSGVMKHEMMRPSNTVQLLVLCEDHRAGMVKHQCCPGCGFFCRAGTFMECQPDSNISHRFHRACASVLKGQTFCPHCGEDASKAKEVTIAKADTTSMVPLAPGLKMPTASEGKADTTTGGPVCAPPFSEDRADSSLPKPSESSDTTPSPTGSKIATGVGQAVGTAPGPAKETLESILLALDAEKPKKLRFHPKQLYISAKQGELQKVLLMLVDGIDPNFKMESQNKRTPLHVAAEAGHQEVCHMLVQAGANLDMCDEDQRTPLMDACENNHLETVRYLLRAGAIVNHKDVEGSTCLHLAAKIGHYDIVKHLLDTESIDINCQDDGGWTAMIWATEYKHVDEVKLLLSRGADINIRDKEENICLHWAAFSGCVDIAEILLGSRCDLHAVNIHGDSPLHIAARENRLDCVMLFLARGADVNLKNREGETPLECCSQGSKVWSALQANRKLRETAGTQSGRVEKILNRDIARGYERVPVPCVNGVDDEPCPDNYKYLPVNCVTSPMNIDKNITHLQYCVCKDDCSSTNCMCGQLSLRCWYDKEGRLLPEFCREEPPLVFECNHACSCWRTCKNRVVQNGLRVRLQLFRTEKMGWGVRALQDIPQGTFVCEYVGEIITDAEADVRENDSYLFNLDNKVGDVYCIDARFYGNISRFINHLCEPNLFPVRVFTTHQDLRFPHIAFFAGKNISAGEELGFDYGDHFWDIKGKFFSCQCCSPKCRHSATALAQKQADSTPEGRQPSTLPDTSSSTTPSSPS; this is translated from the exons CCCTCAGGTTTGGCCACAATTGTCGTGGGGAGAGGAGAGTCCGCCAAGACTGAGGCGATGAAGGAACTGCCAGACACTAGAGAAGAGG GTAAAGACGAGGAGCCTTCAGAAAGGCAGGGAGGTGTCGCCAGGAGTGAGGGGGAGCTGAATGGGACCTGTGAAGGGTCAGAGTCAGCAAAAGGCCACCAGAGCTCCTCCCACCGGGAACCCCAGGACAGCAGGTTGGGGCATCAGGTGGACTCTGGCAGCCAGTCATGTCTAAGCGAAAATGGACTACCGGAGAGTGACCCACCCCACGGCACCATGACTGGCAGCAATGGACTTGTCCTCAGCAAGCAGCAGCCAGAGGGCGGTGCTGCCACACACAGGACTAGCGGGTCGCCTGCGGGCACCGCATTAGTGGGGCATGCCACCAAAACAATGCCGTCGGCTTCGGCGTTGCCTGCGGCACGGGCCCGAAATCCGGCTACCGCAAAGACTGATGCCGGTATTGGAACAGGCGTAGCAAAGGACAGCCTTGTAGAGACAGAGACTAAAAATGGAACAACACAGGAACCCCCGCCAGTTGTTACAATACATCGGGCACGGAAAACTATGGCCAGACCTGCCTCCAACCAGGCAACACTAAAG CTTCTAAACAGGGAACTAAAAGAACCGAACGGTGTGAAAGATGAGACTCGGAACGCACCTGAGGTGGTTAAGCCACCGGTGCCCTTGCCGTCCCAAAACCAGCTACCTCAGAGCCAAAACGACACACCAACGGCTGCAAGCAAGCCCCAGACTG CTGCCTCGGTGTCCCGCAAAAAGAAGCGGAAGATGGGGACGTACAGCCTTGTTCCcaagaaaaaaaccaaagtaaTGAAGCAGCGATCTGTGCTCGAGTTGTTCAAGGACCTGTCTCGAGCAAGAGCTCAG AAAGAGAGCTTGCGGGTGAATGGAGAAAGCTTGGAAAACGAGTCTGAAGATGAGGAGTCGGAGGATGCTGATGACTCAGAAGACGAGGAGGAGCACATGGGCGAGGAAGGCTGTGGCACTCCCAGAGAAGGAGGACAGGCCTCAGACAGCACCCTTAAG GCGGAGCTAGTAGAGGAACAGGAGTCTGAGGATTCTGGTgaggatgaaggagaagaaggaaacgATTCAGATCTG AGCTCAGAGTCCAGCATAAAAAAGaggttaaaaaagaaaggaaagcttGACAATCCTTGGCTTCGGACACCCAAGAAACGAAAAAAGAAGATGCCGTTAAAAACAGAGAGCCTCTCCG CCAGTGAGGCGGAGGCCCAGTCCCAAACCAGCGCCAGTAAGGAATATACAGAGGTGTCCTTGGACTGCCTGAACCTGAAAGCCCAGGAGGAGTTACTGTCAGCCCAGCACACAG GTTTGTCTGGAGGAGCAGAGGGAATGGAGACAGACCCGGTGCAGGAACTGCCGCTGTGCAGCTGCCGAATGGAGACGCCAAAGAGCCGGGAGATCCTCACACTGGCCAACAGGAAGTGCATGGCCACGGAGAGCGTGGACGGGCAG CTGAGCAAGTGCCAAAGTGGTGTGATGAAGCATGAGATGATGAGACCCTCCAACACAGTCCAGCTCCTAGTGCTGTGCGAGGACCACCGAGCTGGTATGGTCAAGCATCAGTGTTGCCCAGGCTGTGGCTTCTTCTGCAGAGCG GGGACTTTTATGGAATGCCAACCAGACAGTAACATTTCCCATCGCTTCCACCGAGCCTGTGCCTCTGTGCTTAAGGGTCAGACCTTCTGCCCACACTGTGGCGAGGATGCTAGCAAGGCCAAGGAGGTCACCATCGCCAAGGCAGACACCACATCCATGGTGCCCCTTGCTCCTGGTTTAAAGATGCCTACTGCATCTGAGGGCAAGGCTGACACCACCACTGGGGG TCCAGTCTGTGCACCTCCGTTCAGTGAGGACAGAGCAGACAGCTCCCTGCCCAAACCCTCCGAGTCGTCTGATACCACTCCGTCCCCAACCGGCTCCAAGATTGCTACAGGAGTGGGTCAGGCGGTTGGCACAGCCCCAGGACCGGCTAAAGAGACGTTGGAAAGCATTCTCCTGGCTCTTGATGCCGAGAA GCCTAAGAAGCTAAGGTTTCACCCAAAGCAGCTGTATATCTCAGCCAAACAAGGGGAGCTCCAGAAGGTCTTGCTGATGCTGG tggaTGGCATTGACCCGAACTTCAAGATGGAGAGCCAGAACAagcgtacaccccttcatgtgGCGGCTGAGGCAGGGCATCAGGAAGTCTGCCACATGCTTGTACAG GCTGGTGCTAATTTGGACATGTGTGACGAGGACCAAAGGACTCCTCTGATGGATGCCTGTGAGAACAACCACCTTGAGACGGTCCGATATCTGCTGAGGGCTGGAGCAATCGTCAATCACAAG gatgTGGAGGGCTCCACCTGTTTGCACTTGGCTGCTAAAATAGGGCATTACGACATAGTAAAGCACCTGTTAGACACCGAATCAATAGATATCAACTGCCAG GATGATGGTGGCTGGACAGCTATGATCTGGGCGACAGAATACAAGCATGTAGATGAGGTGAAACTGTTACTGTCTAGAGGAGCTGACATCAACATCAGAGACAAG GAGGAAAACATCTGTCTCCACTGGGCAGCCTTCTCTGGCTGTGTGGACATTGCAGAGATCTTGTTGGGCTCCCGGTGTGACCTCCATGCTGTCAACATCCATGGTGATTCACCCCTGCACATCGCTGCGCGGGAGAACCGGCTAGATTGCGTGAT GCTCTTTCTGGCCCGTGGGGCAGATGTGAACCTTAAGAATCGGGAAGGGGAGACACCTCTGGAGTGCTGCAGCCAGGGCTCCAAGGTGTGGAGCGCCCTTCAGGCCAACCGGAAACTCAGGGAAACTGCAGGGACCCAAAGTGGCCGGGTGGAAAAAATTCTCAACAG GGACATTGCCAGGGGGTATGAGAGAGTCCCTGTCCCATGTGTGAACGGTGTGGATGACGAGCCCTGTCCAGATAACTACAAATATCTCCCAGTCAACTGCGTTACCTCCCCTATGAATATCGACAAGAACATCACGCACTTGCAG tactgtgtgtgtaaagatGACTGCTCTTCCACCAACTGCATGTGTGGTCAGCTCAGCCTACGATGCTGGTATGACAAG GAAGGACGCTTACTTCCAGAATTCTGTCGTGAAGAACCACCTCTCGTATTTGAGTGCAATCATGCCTGCTCCTGCTGGAGGACCTGCAAGAACCGTGTGGTGCAGAATGGACTGAG GGTCCGACTGCAGCTCTTCCGGACTGAGAAGATGGGCTGGGGTGTGCGGGCTCTGCAGGACATTCCCCAAGGGACCTTTGTGTGCGA ATACGTGGGTGAGATCATCACTGATGCGGAGGCAGATGTCAGGGAAAATGACTCCTACCTTTTTAACCTGGACAACAAG gTGGGCGATGTGTACTGCATTGACGCCCGTTTCTACGGGAACATCAGCCGGTTCATCAACCACCTGTGTGAGCCCAACCTGTTTCCGGTCCGTGTATTCACCACCCACCAGGATCTCCGCTTCCCCCACATTGCTTTTTTTGCAGGGAAGAACATCAGTGCTGGCGAGGAACTTGG GTTTGACTACGGTGACCACTTCTGGGACATCAAGGGCAAGTTCTTCAGTTGTCAGTGCTGTTCGCCCAAGTGCCGACACTCAGCCACCGCCCTGGCCCAGAAGCAGGCGGACAGCACGCCTGAGGGGCGGCAGCCCAGCACCCTGCCCGACACTAGCTCATCCACCACTCCCTCCAGTCCCTCGTGA